In a genomic window of Saccharothrix sp. HUAS TT1:
- a CDS encoding fumarylacetoacetate hydrolase family protein: MQLLRLGPSGSERPAVRADDGVTYDLTPVTDDVTGAFLAADGIARARAALAAGELHPIVDDGERVGPPVADVGKIVCIGLNYRDHAAEVGAPLPAEPVVFLKAADTIVGPNDEVLVPRRSTRTDWEVELAVVIGREARYLESTEEALTCVAGYAVSHDVSEREFQLDRGGQWDKGKNCETFNPLGPFLVPADEVEDPQALSARLWVNGVLRQDSSTKNMIFPVAELVRYLSWFLVLRPGDVINTGTPAGVALGQPEPKPYLRAGDVVELEVEGLGRQRQTFGQA, encoded by the coding sequence GTGCAGTTGCTGCGCCTGGGACCGTCGGGTTCGGAACGACCCGCCGTCCGTGCCGACGACGGCGTCACGTACGACCTGACCCCGGTGACCGACGACGTGACCGGGGCGTTCCTGGCCGCCGACGGCATCGCCCGCGCCAGGGCCGCCCTCGCCGCCGGAGAACTCCACCCGATCGTGGACGACGGCGAGCGCGTCGGACCCCCGGTCGCGGACGTCGGCAAGATCGTCTGCATCGGCCTCAACTACCGCGACCACGCGGCGGAGGTCGGCGCCCCGCTGCCGGCCGAGCCGGTGGTGTTCCTCAAGGCCGCCGACACGATCGTCGGCCCGAACGACGAGGTGCTGGTGCCGCGCCGGTCGACCAGGACCGACTGGGAGGTCGAGCTGGCCGTCGTCATCGGCCGCGAGGCCAGGTACCTGGAGTCGACCGAGGAGGCCCTGACCTGCGTCGCCGGGTACGCGGTGTCCCACGACGTCAGCGAGCGCGAGTTCCAGCTCGACCGCGGCGGGCAGTGGGACAAGGGCAAGAACTGCGAGACGTTCAACCCGCTCGGCCCCTTCCTCGTGCCCGCCGACGAGGTCGAGGACCCGCAGGCGCTGAGCGCGCGGCTGTGGGTCAACGGCGTGCTGCGCCAGGACTCCTCGACCAAGAACATGATCTTTCCGGTGGCCGAGCTGGTCCGCTACCTGAGCTGGTTCCTCGTCCTCCGACCGGGGGACGTCATCAACACCGGCACGCCGGCCGGCGTCGCGCTCGGCCAACCGGAGCCGAAGCCGTACCTGCGGGCCGGTGACGTGGTGGAGCTGGAGGTCGAAGGGCTCGGCAGGCAGCGCCAGACGTTCGGGCAGGCGTGA
- a CDS encoding S8 family serine peptidase, with protein MTFHRAVWAPAAALLASLLVGAPASAGPDVGPGAGPEAEPLPPVSADHVRGGSSERAGSALDRATGPVTAFVELTGTPAARAYGDEKARGGDPAGAAREARRHVDAQVDRVLEALRHKGSATREVATTRNAVPGVVVTADAASLRGLAALPEVRAVRRTVPKTVRNAGAVELTRAAQVWRDTGRHGEGLRIGIVDTGIDYTHADFGGPGTTAAHEAVDRTAPWTPNAKVVGGHDFAGDDYDAMTPELAVPAPDPNPLDCHGHGTHVAGTAAGYGEDADGTTFTGDYRALTPEAVAGMRIGPGVAPKASLYALKVFGCTGATELVGPALDWSLDPDGDGDFGDHLDVVNLSLGTDFGAQDDPDSLFVRKVVEHGVVVVASAGNGGDFYDVGVSPANTPEALAVANTRDAHVVLDGVEVAGTRRAGQYGKDYTGYDSLDLELPVAPVSDQTNLDGCAPITEDLTGRFAWLEWDEDDATRACGSAVRTDNAEAAGAEGVLLTTTADNFKAAIAGNAGIPAFQFTRAATEALRPALADGTLEVRMLGSLRNAVPNTTPALADTLTPSSARGARGATAAKPDVAAPGDTITSAASGSGDGSVSMGGTSMAAPHVAGIAALVREAHPEWTVEEVKAAIMNTARGDVTDGDDHTTGTPEAPMRVGAGRVDALDAVHVDLLAMVRDERGAVGVSFGPVGAAAPMSVAKTVEVVNKSSRPRLVSVSYEAATTVPGARFDVWPTTLVVPPGGSGTTRVTLSVEPDELRKVADPTVAKEQAGVARQFLAEASGRLLVRSGDTVLRVPVYAAPEPVADVEAVDLGAGALELRGRGLDQGEGDEAYRSLLSAFELHGSSPRLPDCGGEVLVDCAVNESARGGDLRHVGAAAADGVLSFGVVTWHDWVTLGVANSPGIRIDTTGDGVADYAVDAVKPTTSDVVTADVWLARTVRVADGVVVDEQPLNGRYGDVDTNVMDTDVVVLPVTLAALGIDPAATSARLAYTAVVTGQYTPPGVLDGLVDRIDAPMSFDPLRPGLAVEGSVSFVAAPGAVLRVRRDAGASASDGADSLLLLHHHNASGDRAQVIAPSAP; from the coding sequence ATGACATTCCACCGCGCGGTGTGGGCGCCTGCCGCCGCACTGCTCGCCTCGCTGCTGGTCGGCGCTCCGGCGTCCGCCGGCCCCGATGTCGGCCCCGGCGCCGGCCCTGAGGCCGAACCGCTGCCCCCGGTGTCGGCCGACCACGTGCGCGGCGGGTCGTCCGAACGGGCCGGGTCGGCGCTCGACCGGGCCACCGGGCCGGTCACCGCGTTCGTCGAGCTGACCGGCACCCCGGCCGCGCGGGCGTACGGCGACGAGAAGGCCCGGGGCGGCGACCCGGCCGGCGCGGCGCGCGAGGCCCGGCGGCACGTCGACGCGCAGGTCGACCGGGTGCTGGAAGCGTTGCGGCACAAGGGCTCCGCCACCCGCGAGGTCGCCACCACCCGCAACGCGGTGCCCGGCGTAGTCGTCACCGCCGACGCCGCGAGCCTGCGCGGGCTGGCCGCGCTGCCTGAGGTCCGGGCCGTGCGGCGGACCGTGCCCAAGACCGTGCGCAACGCGGGCGCGGTGGAGCTGACCCGCGCCGCGCAGGTGTGGCGGGACACCGGCCGGCACGGCGAGGGCCTGCGCATCGGCATCGTGGACACCGGCATCGACTACACGCACGCCGACTTCGGCGGCCCCGGCACCACCGCCGCCCACGAGGCCGTCGACCGCACCGCGCCGTGGACCCCGAACGCGAAGGTCGTCGGCGGCCACGACTTCGCGGGCGACGACTACGACGCGATGACCCCGGAGCTGGCCGTCCCCGCGCCCGACCCGAACCCGCTGGACTGCCACGGCCACGGTACGCACGTCGCCGGCACCGCCGCCGGGTACGGCGAGGACGCCGACGGAACCACGTTCACCGGCGACTACCGGGCGCTGACGCCCGAGGCGGTGGCCGGGATGCGGATCGGCCCCGGCGTGGCGCCGAAGGCGTCGCTGTACGCGTTGAAGGTCTTCGGCTGCACGGGCGCCACCGAACTCGTCGGGCCGGCGCTGGACTGGTCGCTCGACCCGGACGGCGACGGCGACTTCGGCGACCACCTCGACGTGGTGAACCTGTCGCTGGGCACCGACTTCGGCGCCCAGGACGACCCCGACAGCCTGTTCGTCCGCAAGGTCGTGGAGCACGGCGTGGTGGTGGTCGCGTCGGCGGGCAACGGCGGCGACTTCTACGACGTCGGCGTCTCGCCCGCGAACACGCCCGAGGCGTTGGCGGTGGCGAACACCCGCGACGCGCACGTGGTGCTCGACGGCGTCGAGGTGGCCGGGACGCGGCGGGCCGGCCAGTACGGCAAGGACTACACCGGCTACGACTCGCTGGACCTGGAACTGCCCGTCGCGCCGGTGTCCGACCAAACCAACCTGGACGGGTGCGCGCCCATCACCGAGGACCTGACCGGCCGGTTCGCCTGGCTGGAGTGGGACGAGGACGACGCGACGCGGGCGTGCGGCTCGGCCGTGCGGACCGACAACGCCGAGGCGGCCGGCGCGGAGGGCGTGCTGCTCACCACCACCGCCGACAACTTCAAGGCGGCCATCGCGGGCAACGCGGGCATCCCGGCGTTCCAGTTCACCAGGGCTGCCACCGAGGCGCTGCGGCCCGCGCTGGCCGACGGGACGCTGGAGGTGCGGATGCTCGGCTCGCTGCGCAACGCCGTGCCGAACACGACGCCCGCGCTGGCCGACACGCTGACGCCGTCGTCGGCGCGGGGCGCGCGCGGGGCGACGGCGGCCAAGCCGGACGTGGCCGCGCCCGGCGACACGATCACGTCCGCCGCGTCCGGCAGCGGTGACGGTTCGGTCAGCATGGGTGGCACGTCGATGGCCGCGCCGCACGTGGCGGGCATCGCCGCGCTGGTCCGCGAGGCGCACCCGGAGTGGACGGTCGAGGAGGTCAAGGCCGCGATCATGAACACCGCGCGCGGCGACGTGACCGACGGCGACGACCACACCACCGGGACGCCCGAGGCGCCCATGCGGGTCGGCGCGGGCCGGGTCGACGCCCTGGACGCGGTGCACGTCGACCTGCTGGCCATGGTGCGGGACGAGCGGGGCGCGGTCGGCGTGTCGTTCGGACCCGTCGGCGCGGCGGCCCCGATGTCGGTGGCGAAGACGGTCGAGGTGGTGAACAAGTCGTCCCGGCCGCGCCTGGTGTCGGTGTCCTACGAAGCCGCGACGACCGTGCCCGGCGCGCGGTTCGACGTGTGGCCGACGACGCTCGTCGTGCCGCCCGGCGGGTCCGGGACCACGCGGGTGACGCTGTCGGTCGAGCCCGACGAGCTGCGCAAGGTGGCCGACCCGACGGTGGCGAAGGAGCAGGCGGGCGTGGCCAGGCAGTTCCTGGCCGAGGCGTCCGGCCGGCTGCTCGTGCGGTCCGGCGACACCGTGCTGCGGGTGCCGGTGTACGCCGCGCCGGAGCCGGTCGCCGACGTGGAGGCGGTCGACCTCGGCGCGGGGGCGCTGGAGCTGCGGGGGCGCGGGCTGGACCAGGGCGAGGGCGACGAGGCGTACCGGTCGCTGCTGAGCGCGTTCGAGCTGCACGGGTCCAGCCCGCGGCTGCCGGACTGCGGGGGCGAGGTGCTGGTCGACTGCGCGGTGAACGAGTCGGCGCGCGGCGGCGACCTGCGGCACGTCGGGGCGGCGGCGGCCGACGGGGTGCTGTCGTTCGGCGTGGTGACCTGGCACGACTGGGTGACGCTCGGGGTGGCGAACAGCCCCGGGATCAGGATCGACACCACCGGCGACGGCGTGGCCGACTACGCCGTGGACGCGGTCAAGCCGACCACGTCCGACGTCGTGACGGCCGACGTGTGGCTGGCGCGGACCGTGCGGGTGGCCGACGGGGTGGTGGTGGACGAGCAGCCGCTCAACGGCCGGTACGGCGACGTGGACACCAACGTGATGGACACCGACGTGGTGGTGCTGCCGGTGACGCTGGCGGCGTTGGGCATCGACCCGGCGGCGACGAGCGCGCGGCTGGCGTACACCGCCGTGGTGACCGGGCAGTACACCCCGCCCGGCGTGCTGGACGGGCTGGTGGACCGGATCGACGCGCCGATGTCGTTCGACCCGCTGCGGCCGGGGCTCGCGGTGGAGGGCTCGGTGTCGTTCGTCGCGGCGCCGGGCGCGGTGCTGCGCGTGCGGCGTGACGCCGGGGCGTCGGCGTCGGACGGCGCGGACAGCCTGCTCCTGCTGCACCACCACAACGCGTCGGGCGACCGGGCGCAGGTGATCGCACCGAGCGCACCGTGA
- a CDS encoding N-acetylglucosamine kinase, whose amino-acid sequence MGFVVGLDAGGTSTRALVLDLDGTRLGTGVAGGANPNSHPPELAAGHVRQALTAALDGLDAAKVEAGVLGMAGSSKLTDPAVAALFEQAWRGAGLRCPMRVVTDCEAAFASGSAAPDGTVLVAGTGSIAARIADHGLVSTVGGYGWLLGDEGSAFWLGREAVRATLVALEREAVERGSLDDLSIAVLARAGVPDGPPRDRWRRLITAANDAPPIALATYAPLVTSHHTAPSADRVITSAVRVLADLAESARPAGDDTPVVLMGSLVHAHPLGARLRRELAARTTAPVTVATEGAAGAAWLAAVTLHGPTTPRPH is encoded by the coding sequence ATGGGTTTCGTGGTGGGTCTGGACGCGGGCGGCACGAGCACCCGGGCGTTGGTGCTCGACCTGGACGGCACCCGGCTGGGCACCGGGGTCGCGGGTGGCGCCAACCCGAACTCGCACCCGCCGGAGCTGGCCGCCGGGCACGTCCGGCAGGCGTTGACGGCGGCGCTGGACGGGTTGGACGCGGCGAAGGTCGAGGCCGGGGTGCTCGGCATGGCCGGGTCGAGCAAGCTGACCGACCCGGCGGTGGCGGCGTTGTTCGAGCAGGCGTGGCGCGGCGCGGGGCTGCGCTGCCCGATGCGGGTGGTGACGGACTGCGAGGCGGCGTTCGCGTCCGGCTCGGCGGCGCCGGACGGCACCGTGCTGGTGGCGGGGACGGGGTCGATCGCGGCGCGGATCGCGGACCACGGGCTGGTGTCGACGGTGGGCGGGTACGGCTGGCTGCTCGGTGACGAGGGTTCGGCGTTCTGGCTGGGGCGGGAGGCCGTGCGGGCGACGCTCGTCGCGTTGGAGCGGGAGGCGGTGGAGCGGGGCTCCCTGGACGACCTGTCGATCGCCGTGCTGGCCCGGGCGGGCGTGCCGGACGGGCCGCCGCGCGACCGCTGGCGCCGGTTGATCACCGCCGCCAACGACGCGCCGCCGATCGCCCTCGCGACCTACGCGCCCCTCGTGACGTCACACCACACCGCGCCGTCCGCCGACCGCGTGATCACGTCCGCCGTGCGCGTCCTGGCCGACCTGGCCGAGTCGGCCAGGCCCGCCGGTGACGACACCCCCGTCGTGCTGATGGGCAGCCTCGTGCACGCCCACCCCCTGGGCGCCCGGTTGCGGCGGGAGCTGGCCGCCCGCACCACCGCCCCCGTCACCGTCGCCACCGAGGGCGCCGCCGGCGCCGCCTGGCTGGCCGCCGTCACCCTCCACGGCCCCACCACCCCCCGCCCCCACTAA
- a CDS encoding DUF3159 domain-containing protein, which translates to MTDTRQESLASLLGGRGGALDASLPPLAFVVGWLLGGNSVMAGALAAVACGVVVGVVRLVRGSRPRALLVSVSLVVVAAYVAVQTGRAEDFFLVQIFLNAASTLVWAASIVVRWPLLGVVVGLVTGQKFRWRRDPDLLRAYRYASWPWVGQYLLRVLVFGALWLAGEVVLLGIMRVALTWPLQVACIAVSWYVLRRTLPATHPGLRHPRS; encoded by the coding sequence ATGACCGACACGCGTCAGGAGTCGCTGGCCTCGTTGCTGGGCGGGCGGGGTGGCGCCCTGGACGCCTCGCTGCCGCCGCTGGCGTTCGTGGTGGGGTGGCTGCTGGGCGGGAACTCGGTGATGGCCGGCGCGCTGGCGGCCGTGGCGTGCGGCGTGGTCGTCGGTGTCGTCCGGCTGGTGCGGGGCAGCCGGCCGCGCGCCCTGCTGGTGTCGGTGTCGCTCGTGGTCGTGGCCGCGTACGTCGCGGTGCAGACCGGCCGGGCCGAGGACTTCTTCCTCGTGCAGATCTTCCTGAACGCCGCTTCGACCCTGGTGTGGGCCGCGTCCATCGTGGTCCGCTGGCCGCTGCTCGGCGTCGTCGTGGGGCTGGTCACCGGCCAGAAGTTCCGCTGGCGCCGCGACCCGGACCTGCTGCGCGCCTACCGCTACGCCTCGTGGCCGTGGGTGGGCCAGTACCTGCTGCGCGTCCTCGTCTTCGGCGCCCTCTGGCTGGCGGGCGAGGTCGTCCTGCTGGGCATCATGCGCGTCGCCCTGACCTGGCCGCTCCAGGTCGCCTGCATCGCCGTGAGCTGGTACGTCCTCCGCCGCACCCTCCCCGCCACCCACCCGGGCCTCCGCCACCCCCGCTCGTGA
- a CDS encoding ROK family protein — MRAGSPRLLREINDRAAIEALLRSGPLTRAELEGIIGLSKPATAQLLTRLEEEGTVLRNGLRGGGRGPRAQLWTVNGALAHVAAVDLTPDSVDIAIADISGATLTEHRAPMPRTDVLEAFRGAFTKAVTQAGLTTDALHHVVVGSPGAVDPATGGLNYAPHMPGWADLDIPRELAALLDTPVTVENDVNLVALEEMIAGRAVGVRDFVLLWPADAVGAAVVVNGVLIRGATGGAGEIDAMQVPDHAHADTGTARTGSRYGELLDSPAIARLARAHGVSARTGQAAVAKALGEGPAGREFLVDLARRIATGVANVVAVLDPELVLLSGGIAQAGGTALADLVAAELRRLVVPRTPVQLALVTGKPVRSGALHSALSVVREQVFGLPAATTEPFRGPNQQDATAPSTSR, encoded by the coding sequence ATGCGAGCCGGGAGCCCGAGGCTGCTGCGCGAGATCAACGACCGCGCGGCCATCGAGGCGCTGCTCCGCAGCGGTCCGCTGACCAGGGCGGAGCTGGAGGGGATCATCGGCCTGTCCAAGCCGGCGACCGCGCAGCTCCTGACCCGACTGGAAGAAGAGGGCACGGTCCTGCGCAACGGCCTGCGCGGCGGCGGGCGCGGACCGCGGGCCCAGCTCTGGACGGTCAACGGCGCGCTGGCCCACGTCGCCGCCGTCGACCTCACCCCCGACTCGGTCGACATCGCCATCGCCGACATCTCCGGCGCCACGCTCACCGAGCACCGCGCCCCGATGCCGCGGACCGACGTGCTGGAGGCGTTCCGCGGCGCGTTCACCAAGGCCGTCACGCAGGCGGGCCTGACCACCGACGCGCTGCACCACGTCGTCGTCGGCAGCCCCGGCGCGGTGGACCCGGCGACCGGCGGGCTGAACTACGCGCCGCACATGCCGGGCTGGGCCGACCTGGACATCCCCCGCGAGCTGGCCGCGCTCCTCGACACCCCCGTCACCGTCGAGAACGACGTCAACCTGGTCGCGCTGGAGGAGATGATCGCCGGCCGGGCCGTCGGGGTGCGGGACTTCGTGCTGCTCTGGCCCGCCGACGCGGTCGGCGCGGCCGTCGTGGTCAACGGCGTGCTCATCAGGGGCGCGACCGGGGGCGCGGGCGAGATCGACGCCATGCAGGTCCCCGACCACGCGCACGCCGACACGGGCACCGCGCGCACCGGCAGCCGCTACGGCGAGCTGCTGGACAGCCCCGCCATCGCCCGCCTGGCCCGCGCGCACGGCGTCTCCGCCCGCACCGGCCAGGCCGCCGTGGCGAAGGCGCTGGGCGAGGGCCCGGCCGGCCGGGAGTTCCTGGTCGACCTGGCCCGCCGGATCGCCACCGGCGTGGCGAACGTGGTCGCCGTGCTCGACCCCGAACTGGTGCTGCTCTCCGGCGGGATCGCGCAGGCGGGCGGCACGGCGCTCGCCGACCTCGTCGCGGCCGAGCTGCGCCGCCTGGTGGTGCCCCGCACCCCCGTCCAACTCGCCCTGGTGACCGGGAAACCGGTGCGCTCCGGCGCGCTGCACTCCGCGCTGTCGGTCGTCAGGGAACAGGTGTTCGGTCTGCCCGCCGCCACGACCGAGCCCTTCCGCGGTCCGAACCAGCAGGACGCGACCGCACCGAGCACGTCGAGATGA
- a CDS encoding extracellular solute-binding protein, translating to MRKLHRAALLCVAAAVSLTACAAGSGGNTGQSGPAAAPGREDAFSLTVWSNYSGREQAEVTKALESFKEKFPNAEIRHEGSQDDDKITAGIRGGNPPDVAMSFTTDNLGQFCTSGSFQDLEPYIERDGVDLGQIPDAVRSYTEHEGDRCAMPLLSDVYGLYYNKDMLAEAGITEPPRTTAELLDFAKRTTKKAADGSIEVAGFVPTMLFYANRPPIWAPNFGAKWETPDGKSGLAAPEWAAMLEFQKELVDFYGYDNLERFRAGLGQEYSSDHAFHRKKIAMMIDGEYRTAFLEDQAPDVRFGTAPFPVVKPELYGTGFTAGTIMGVPKGAKNPGAAWELVKHLSFDTDTIVDLANGIKNIPSTKAALADPRLEVDENFRTFIDLAGSGKLQGNPVTPIGDAHIKAVGDFATSWQAGKVPDLMEGLREVDRDIDDRIAKSGK from the coding sequence ATGCGCAAGCTCCACCGCGCAGCGTTGCTGTGCGTGGCCGCGGCGGTGTCCCTGACCGCTTGCGCGGCGGGCTCCGGCGGGAACACCGGGCAGTCCGGGCCGGCGGCGGCCCCCGGCCGGGAGGACGCGTTCTCCCTGACCGTCTGGAGCAACTACTCCGGCCGCGAGCAGGCCGAGGTGACCAAGGCGCTGGAGAGCTTCAAGGAGAAGTTCCCCAACGCCGAGATCAGGCACGAGGGCAGCCAGGACGACGACAAGATCACCGCGGGCATCCGCGGCGGCAACCCGCCGGACGTGGCCATGTCGTTCACCACGGACAACCTCGGCCAGTTCTGCACCAGCGGCTCGTTCCAGGACCTCGAGCCCTACATCGAGCGGGACGGCGTCGACCTCGGCCAGATCCCGGACGCCGTGCGCTCGTACACCGAGCACGAGGGCGACCGCTGCGCGATGCCCCTGCTCAGCGACGTCTACGGGCTGTACTACAACAAGGACATGCTGGCCGAGGCGGGCATCACCGAGCCGCCGAGGACGACGGCCGAGCTGCTGGACTTCGCCAAGCGCACCACGAAGAAGGCGGCGGACGGCTCGATCGAGGTCGCGGGCTTCGTGCCGACCATGCTGTTCTACGCCAACCGCCCGCCGATCTGGGCGCCGAACTTCGGCGCGAAGTGGGAGACCCCGGACGGCAAGTCGGGCCTGGCGGCGCCGGAGTGGGCCGCGATGCTGGAGTTCCAGAAGGAGCTGGTCGACTTCTACGGCTACGACAACCTGGAGCGGTTCCGCGCCGGGCTCGGCCAGGAGTACTCGTCCGACCACGCGTTCCACCGGAAGAAGATCGCCATGATGATCGACGGCGAGTACCGGACGGCGTTCCTCGAGGACCAGGCTCCGGACGTGCGGTTCGGCACCGCGCCGTTCCCGGTGGTCAAGCCCGAGCTGTACGGCACCGGCTTCACCGCCGGGACGATCATGGGCGTGCCGAAGGGCGCGAAGAACCCCGGCGCGGCGTGGGAGCTGGTCAAGCACCTGTCGTTCGACACCGACACCATCGTGGACCTGGCCAACGGCATCAAGAACATCCCGAGCACGAAGGCCGCGCTGGCCGACCCGCGGCTGGAGGTGGACGAGAACTTCAGGACGTTCATCGACCTGGCCGGTTCGGGCAAGCTGCAGGGCAACCCGGTCACGCCGATCGGTGACGCGCACATCAAGGCGGTCGGCGACTTCGCCACGTCCTGGCAGGCGGGCAAGGTGCCCGACCTGATGGAGGGCCTGCGCGAGGTCGACCGGGACATCGACGACCGGATCGCGAAGAGCGGCAAGTAG
- a CDS encoding carbohydrate ABC transporter permease, with translation MTATLDRVGATRTAPAKGRSRSRARHRLTVLALMAPALVGFLLFFGYPLVATIGFSFTRYDLINPPEWVGWENYAYMFSDKLFRTAVHNTLWFVVVLTVARVVFALGVASVIARLKTGVGLVRTLCYLPSLAPPVAATLVFFLVMRPNGGPLDAFLGWFGIEGPLWFADPAWAKPGIAAVVLWVSGDLMIIVLAAILDVPREQHEAAELDGAGVVRRWWHITLPTISPVLLFGVVNSIVLALQLFTQAVVAGSAASGSADVTGSTKVLGFPENSTLTFPMWLYTQGFRYFDMGYAAAMATVLFVISFAATAVLVQRMRRASHQEES, from the coding sequence ATGACGGCCACGCTGGACCGCGTGGGCGCGACGCGGACCGCCCCGGCCAAGGGGCGGTCCCGTTCCCGCGCGCGCCACCGCTTGACCGTGCTGGCGCTGATGGCGCCCGCGCTGGTGGGTTTCCTGCTGTTCTTCGGCTACCCGCTGGTCGCCACGATCGGGTTCTCCTTCACCAGGTACGACCTGATCAACCCGCCGGAGTGGGTCGGCTGGGAGAACTACGCCTACATGTTCTCCGACAAGCTGTTCCGGACCGCCGTGCACAACACGCTGTGGTTCGTCGTGGTGCTGACGGTCGCGCGGGTCGTCTTCGCGCTCGGCGTCGCGTCGGTGATCGCCCGGCTGAAGACGGGCGTCGGGCTGGTCCGGACGCTGTGCTACCTGCCGTCGCTGGCGCCACCGGTGGCGGCCACGCTGGTGTTCTTCCTGGTCATGCGGCCCAACGGCGGGCCGCTGGACGCGTTCCTCGGGTGGTTCGGGATCGAGGGGCCGCTGTGGTTCGCCGACCCGGCGTGGGCCAAGCCGGGCATCGCGGCGGTCGTGCTGTGGGTGTCCGGCGACCTGATGATCATCGTGCTGGCGGCGATCCTGGACGTGCCGCGGGAGCAGCACGAGGCCGCGGAGCTGGACGGCGCGGGCGTGGTGCGGCGGTGGTGGCACATCACGCTGCCGACCATCTCGCCGGTGCTGCTGTTCGGGGTGGTCAACTCGATCGTCCTGGCGCTGCAGCTGTTCACCCAGGCGGTGGTGGCCGGGTCGGCGGCCAGCGGGTCGGCCGACGTGACCGGGTCGACGAAGGTGCTCGGCTTCCCGGAGAACTCGACGCTGACGTTCCCGATGTGGCTGTACACGCAGGGCTTCCGGTACTTCGACATGGGGTACGCGGCGGCGATGGCGACCGTGCTGTTCGTGATCTCGTTCGCGGCCACGGCGGTGCTGGTGCAGCGGATGCGCAGGGCGTCGCACCAGGAGGAGTCATGA
- a CDS encoding carbohydrate ABC transporter permease codes for MTAGTAGTAGSTGSAGVAGSAGSVVAGVRWRKALEWVAVHSLGLALGLMFALPVLFVFLTAVMSDDQAFTKDLWPREWHWGNFLEVFDKAPLLGYLGNSLLYSLLATAGMLLSSVPAAYALAKLRWRGRNVVFLLVVAAMMLPPQVVAVPLYDTWSSLGLTGTLWPLIVPYFLFDAFSVFLLRQFILTIPQSYVDAARVDGCTEFQALVRVVVPMARPGIAATALFCFLYTWNDYFGPLLYTSERPDRWTLSLALSSFRGMHHVQWNLAMAVTLLIMIPAVVLFVLAQRSFVRGITFTGVKG; via the coding sequence ATGACGGCGGGCACGGCGGGCACGGCGGGCTCGACGGGATCGGCGGGTGTGGCGGGCTCGGCGGGCTCGGTGGTGGCGGGTGTCCGGTGGCGCAAGGCGCTGGAGTGGGTGGCGGTGCACAGCCTCGGGTTGGCGCTGGGGCTGATGTTCGCGCTGCCGGTCCTGTTCGTCTTCCTGACCGCGGTGATGTCGGACGACCAGGCGTTCACGAAGGACCTGTGGCCGCGCGAGTGGCACTGGGGGAACTTCCTGGAGGTGTTCGACAAGGCGCCGCTGCTGGGGTACCTGGGCAACAGCCTGTTGTACTCGCTGCTGGCGACGGCCGGGATGCTGCTGTCGTCGGTGCCGGCGGCCTACGCGCTGGCGAAGTTGCGGTGGCGCGGGCGCAACGTGGTCTTCCTGCTGGTGGTGGCCGCGATGATGCTGCCGCCGCAGGTCGTCGCCGTGCCGCTGTACGACACGTGGTCGAGCCTCGGGCTGACCGGGACGCTGTGGCCGCTCATCGTGCCGTACTTCCTGTTCGACGCGTTCAGCGTCTTCCTGCTGCGGCAGTTCATCCTGACGATCCCGCAGTCCTACGTGGACGCGGCGCGGGTGGACGGTTGCACCGAGTTCCAGGCGCTGGTGCGGGTCGTCGTGCCGATGGCGCGGCCGGGGATCGCGGCGACCGCGCTGTTCTGCTTCCTGTACACGTGGAACGACTACTTCGGACCACTGCTCTACACGAGCGAGAGGCCGGACCGGTGGACGCTGTCGTTGGCGCTGTCCTCGTTCAGGGGCATGCACCACGTGCAGTGGAACCTGGCGATGGCCGTCACGTTGCTGATCATGATCCCGGCGGTGGTGCTGTTCGTGCTCGCGCAGCGCTCGTTCGTCCGGGGCATCACTTTCACGGGGGTCAAGGGGTGA